One window of the Candidatus Microbacterium colombiense genome contains the following:
- the ruvA gene encoding Holliday junction branch migration protein RuvA, with product MISSLHGVVLHTTSDQVIIEVGGVGFSVAVPADVAHIATVGERLLLHTSLIVREDALSLFGFADRSELEIFGLLISVTGVGPKSALGVLSHLTVDQIAEAVTAEDDAPFRRVSGIGPKTAKLIVVQLAGKVHRVAPASAAPATGANDVVSQVAAALVGLGWSEKIATEAAAQTASEATDAERDSVAALLRRTLALLGPAQGSQARV from the coding sequence ATGATCTCCTCCCTGCACGGCGTCGTCCTGCACACGACGTCCGATCAGGTCATCATCGAGGTCGGCGGCGTCGGCTTCTCGGTCGCGGTTCCCGCCGATGTCGCTCACATCGCGACGGTGGGCGAACGTCTCCTCCTCCATACGAGCCTGATCGTTCGCGAAGACGCGTTGTCGCTCTTCGGGTTCGCCGATCGCAGCGAGTTGGAGATCTTCGGACTGCTGATCAGCGTCACGGGCGTGGGACCGAAGTCCGCTCTGGGCGTTCTCTCGCACCTCACGGTGGACCAGATCGCCGAGGCCGTCACGGCGGAAGACGATGCCCCGTTCCGCCGCGTATCGGGAATCGGCCCCAAGACGGCGAAGCTGATCGTCGTGCAGTTGGCCGGCAAGGTGCATCGGGTGGCGCCGGCGTCCGCCGCACCCGCGACGGGTGCGAATGACGTGGTCTCGCAGGTCGCAGCTGCGCTGGTCGGCCTGGGCTGGTCCGAGAAGATCGCGACGGAGGCGGCGGCTCAGACCGCGAGTGAGGCGACGGATGCCGAGCGTGACTCCGTCGCTGCGCTGCTGCGGCGCACGCTCGCCCTGCTGGGGCCGGCGCAGGGGAGCCAGGCGCGTGTCTGA